The DNA window AATGCTTTTGGTATTCGGTTTTGCATTCTCAAGACCGGATTCGGTAGGGGTAGTTCAAAGAAATGGTAAAACATTTATCAAACACCTGGTTGAGAAAGGAGAAACACATTTTGCGATCAGCAGAAGATATGGAGTGAATGTCAATGAAATTATCGAATACAATCCAGATACCAAAGGTGGGCTTGTAGCAGGGACGATGATCGTTGTACCCTTTAAGGAATTAACAGGTAAAATACATGTGGTAAAAGCAGGTGAGACACTTTTTAGTCTTTATCGAATGTACGGTGTGAGTGTAGAGCAAATCAAAGAATGGAATAATTTGACTGACAATAATTTGCAATTGGGACAAAGAATTATTGTAGGCAAAGAGGAAAACAATAGCGAAAGCCCTGAATCCGAAAAGGAAAAAGAAGAAATAACCGGGAAAATCCACGAAGTCAAAAAAGGGGAGACTCTTTTTTCCATTTCGAGAATTTACAATGTCAAATGGCAGGACATTAAGGTTTATAATGGTTTGGAGACAAATAATTTAAGCGAGGGCCAAAAGCTGGGAATTCCACCTTCCAATATAGAGGTATTGAAGAAGGAAGAAATCGTTGCGAACATTGATACAATTGATCGTCCGGATAAGCATATTGTTAAAGCCGGAGAGACCATGTATTCCATTAGTAAAAAATACCAGTTGAGCAGTAAAGACATTATTGAATGGAATGATCTATTAGGTCCAGATATTCAGATCGGGCAGGAGTTGGCCTTGAAGGCCTCTGAAAAAAACAATCTTGTCGCCAGCCCAAAAGAGAAGACTGATCCCATTGTCACAAAAGAAGAAGAGTACATGAAGGGCGAGCCAAAAGTAAAGATTACCAATATTGGAGGGCATGAAAAAGTGATAGAAAAAGGAATGGCCGAGCTCATTGAAGGAGGCACTGATACCAATCGTTTTCTGGGACTACACAAAACCGCTCCTATTGGCACAATCATTCAGGTCAAAAATGAAATCAATGGCTACAGCGTATTTGTGAGAGTTGTGGGAAAACTACCCGATATAGATCTAAACAAAGACATTGTATTAAAAATTACTCCGCGTGCATTTGAAGCATTGAAGGGAGTAGATAAAAAGTTCAAAGTGGAAATTTCCTGGTTGCCTTGAAGCACAAAGAATTGAAAGAACTTCTTGATGAAGCCTACAATCATTATTCATCTTCCGATTTTATTGTAAATGATCCTATACAGATACCCCATGCTTTTACATTAAAACAGGACATTGAGATTACAGCCTTTTTTGCTGCCATGCTGGCCTGGGGGCAGCGTATAACCATTATTAATAAAAGCAAAGAATTGTTTCGTTTAATGGACAATGCACCTTATTCCTTTGTTATTGACCATTCGGAAAGCGATTTAAAGCCCTTGATGAAATTCAAACACAGAACATTCAATACCACCGATTTATTGCACTTTATAAGTTTTCTTAACTATTGGTTTTCAAATAATGAGAGTCTGGAGACCGCTTTTAGTCAGCACCTGTCAAATAACGATACAAATGTTGAAAAGGCTCTGATAGGTTTTCATAAAACGTTTTTCTCTCTAAAGGACTCCCCGGAAAGAACAAGAAAACATGTGGCTACGCCAGCAAGAAAATCGGCATGCAAGCGATTAAATATGTTTTTGCGTTGGATGGTTAGAAAAGATGAGTATGGTATTGATTTTGGAATGTGGAAATCC is part of the Hyphobacterium sp. CCMP332 genome and encodes:
- a CDS encoding LysM peptidoglycan-binding domain-containing protein, which translates into the protein MRTKLLSTITLMLLVFGFAFSRPDSVGVVQRNGKTFIKHLVEKGETHFAISRRYGVNVNEIIEYNPDTKGGLVAGTMIVVPFKELTGKIHVVKAGETLFSLYRMYGVSVEQIKEWNNLTDNNLQLGQRIIVGKEENNSESPESEKEKEEITGKIHEVKKGETLFSISRIYNVKWQDIKVYNGLETNNLSEGQKLGIPPSNIEVLKKEEIVANIDTIDRPDKHIVKAGETMYSISKKYQLSSKDIIEWNDLLGPDIQIGQELALKASEKNNLVASPKEKTDPIVTKEEEYMKGEPKVKITNIGGHEKVIEKGMAELIEGGTDTNRFLGLHKTAPIGTIIQVKNEINGYSVFVRVVGKLPDIDLNKDIVLKITPRAFEALKGVDKKFKVEISWLP
- a CDS encoding TIGR02757 family protein, with protein sequence MKHKELKELLDEAYNHYSSSDFIVNDPIQIPHAFTLKQDIEITAFFAAMLAWGQRITIINKSKELFRLMDNAPYSFVIDHSESDLKPLMKFKHRTFNTTDLLHFISFLNYWFSNNESLETAFSQHLSNNDTNVEKALIGFHKTFFSLKDSPERTRKHVATPARKSACKRLNMFLRWMVRKDEYGIDFGMWKSILPRQLVCPFDVHVSNVSRDLGLVKRKPGDWQTALELTENLKKFDPLDPVKYDIALFGIGINVKIH